The genomic stretch CCCGGTCAAGCGGGGCGCGGGTGACCGCGGTGCGATTCGCGCTTCGCTCGAGATACTCTCGGCGGGCAAGGCGCTATGCTTGTTTCCGGAAGGCACCCGTTCCAAGACGGGGGAGGTCGGCAAAGGACAGGGTGGCGCTGCGATGCTGGCGATACGGTCGAACGCAGAGGTCATACCTGCTGCGATCATCGGGCCATATCGGCTGTTTCGTCCCGTCAAGATCGTCTATGGCAAACCGGTCGATCTGTCGGCGTTTCGAGGGCAAAAAACGAACAGCGAGATGATCGAAAATGCGACGGAAGCGATCATGGAAGCGATCCGTCAGCTGCAGGCCGAGCATCGCTAAGTTCGTATGGAAAGCCTGTTGTCGTATCATACTAGGTGATGTTACCAACTGTTCTCATACTATTATTATCTGGAGCTGTCCTTTTACCGGAGAGGAAGAGGTAACTATGGGAGTCGTCCGAGTCTCATGATACCTTCCCTATAAATCAACAATTCAAAGCGTTTTCTTTTTGGGCGCTAGGCGAATAGGAGGTTTTTTCATTGGTAGAAGACATGAAAGAGATGGAACTCGTCACATTTCAAAAAGGTGACGTGGTGAAGGGCCGGATCACAAAAATTGAAGATGGTCAGGCTCTTGTAGATGTAGGTTTCAAATATGACGGTGTGATCCCAATTGGCGAACTTGCGCCTGTGCGCGTGGAAAATGTCAGCGAAGTCGTGCAAGTGGGCGATGAAGTTGAGGTGAAAGTTCTGCGCATCAACGATGAGGAAGGCAAGATCATCCTGTCCAAAAAAGCGGCCGATGCGGTGAACTCTTGGGATGAATTGAAACAAAAATTCACCGCAGGCGACGTGTTCGAAGTGAAAGTGCTCGATGTCGTCAAAGGTGGCCTTGTCGTCAACGTTGGCGTGCGCGGCTTCATTCCGGCCTCTCTGGTCGAGCGTCATTTCGTAGAAGATTTCACCGACTATAAAGGTCGCACGTTGCGCGTGAAAATC from Tumebacillus algifaecis encodes the following:
- a CDS encoding lysophospholipid acyltransferase family protein, producing the protein MVLYRFLRALLRIFFRLFYRWQISGTENIPQTGGVIVCGNHISNYDPPLLGSAMEREITFMAKDSLFKIPLLSAILPSLGAFPVKRGAGDRGAIRASLEILSAGKALCLFPEGTRSKTGEVGKGQGGAAMLAIRSNAEVIPAAIIGPYRLFRPVKIVYGKPVDLSAFRGQKTNSEMIENATEAIMEAIRQLQAEHR